A DNA window from Calliphora vicina chromosome 1, idCalVici1.1, whole genome shotgun sequence contains the following coding sequences:
- the Osi9 gene encoding uncharacterized protein Osi9, with protein MFKFVCLFALVATSAAASHQATEADSLLTSALRMVKDCGDRSVVLCLKERALHYFDSENGDVKLTDGISLVKTDDIPVGRSLNDIVLPEENDARENEVDSLLVERIARFFGTHTLQFKVPKDSVQDMQRALEESRGKKKEKKKYLMPLLLLFKLKMAALLPLAIGFLALLSFKALVIGKIALLLATIIGLKKLLEKKENYEVVSHPHAAHYDEHSYGRALRDAQNLAYSAYQQ; from the exons atgtttaagtTTGTGTGTTTATTCGCCCTAGTGGCAACCTCTGCTGCTGCCAGCCATCAGGCCACCGAGGCTGATAGTCTATTGACAAGTGCCTTAAGAATGGTCAAAGACTGTGGTGATCGATCAGTGGTTTTATGTTTAAAG GAACGTGCTCTACATTATTTCGATAGTGAGAACGGTGATGTCAAATTGACTGATGGCATTTCCCTGGTGAAAACTGATGATATACCCGTTGGACGTTCTCTCAATGACATTGTTTTGCCCGAAGAAAATGATGCACGTGAAAACGAGGTGGATTCATTGTTGGTTGAACGTATTGCACGTTTCTTTGGCACTCACACTCTGCAATTCAAAGTACCCAAGGATTCCGTACAGGATATGCAACGTGCCTTAGAAGAAT CTCGCGGCAAGAAGAAGGAGAAGAAGAAGTACTTGATGCCCTTGTTGTTGCTCTTCAAATTGAAAATGGCTGCTTTATTACCTTTGGCCATTGGTTTCTTGGCTTTGTTGTCCTTCAAGGCTTTAGTTATTGGTAAGATTGCTTTGCTGTTGGCCACCATTATTGGCTTGAAGAAGTTGTTGGAGAAGAAGGAAAACTATGAAGTTGTTTCCCATCCCCATGCTGCCCACTATGATGAACACAGTTACGGACGTGCGTTACGTGATGCTCAAAATTTAGCCTACAGTGCCTACCAGCAATAA